The Methanohalophilus levihalophilus genome has a segment encoding these proteins:
- a CDS encoding rhomboid family intramembrane serine protease, with translation MENSCWICGKQDSFLAGCPYCGHTFCAEHRLPHQHACSGVDRSSRFGNQPGAGRTYRSPGNDEMFKVFFKNAAKGAAKGAANDFAYRTRRSFYSSPSMAILITCVAAFFIPRFLSVLFPGFLGIFYGLFQLYPNDLFSLPWTIITHMFLHASLSHLFFNMMVLFFFGRELERRIGNRTFLYVYFISGIVAAIGFSLTSSTTLPLVGASGAIMGVFATLTILAPELPVYVFFFPMRIKHALILFAILDFALMGTNDMVAHTAHLSGIAVGLYMGLRIKAMGRKRRTYGS, from the coding sequence TTGGAAAACAGTTGCTGGATCTGTGGTAAGCAAGATTCCTTTTTAGCAGGATGTCCTTATTGCGGGCATACTTTCTGTGCAGAACACAGGTTGCCTCATCAACATGCCTGCTCAGGCGTAGATCGCTCCTCTCGTTTTGGGAACCAACCCGGTGCTGGGAGGACTTATCGCTCTCCAGGCAACGATGAGATGTTTAAGGTCTTCTTCAAGAATGCAGCAAAAGGAGCTGCCAAGGGAGCGGCAAATGACTTTGCCTATCGCACCCGTCGTTCATTTTACAGCAGCCCATCAATGGCTATCTTAATTACATGTGTAGCGGCATTTTTTATTCCCAGATTCCTTTCAGTTTTGTTTCCGGGATTTTTGGGTATTTTTTACGGCTTATTCCAGCTTTATCCGAACGATCTTTTCTCCCTTCCATGGACTATCATAACTCACATGTTTTTGCATGCGAGTTTATCCCATCTTTTCTTCAACATGATGGTTCTGTTTTTCTTTGGCAGGGAACTTGAAAGAAGGATAGGCAATCGTACTTTCCTGTATGTTTATTTCATTTCTGGCATAGTCGCAGCGATTGGTTTTTCGCTTACTTCAAGTACCACACTGCCGTTGGTTGGTGCAAGCGGAGCAATTATGGGAGTTTTTGCAACACTGACCATTCTTGCGCCGGAATTGCCGGTTTATGTTTTCTTCTTCCCGATGAGAATCAAACATGCTCTTATCCTGTTTGCGATACTGGACTTTGCACTGATGGGTACAAATGACATGGTTGCCCATACTGCTCACCTGAGTGGAATTGCGGTTGGTCTTTACATGGGCCTTCGGATTAAAGCCATGGGCAGAAAACGCAGGACTTACGGGAGTTGA
- a CDS encoding type II glyceraldehyde-3-phosphate dehydrogenase encodes MAKIKVAINGYGTIGKRVADAVMLQEDMEIIGISKTRPNFETQMAVEKGFDVYTPAEKVSDMEKAGIEVSGNIEDMAANADVVVDCTPGGVGENNKALYEKTGTKAIWQGGEDHELAGCSFNAISNYSEALGKDFVRVVSCNTTGLCRVLTPLDRNFGVKKARVTLMRRAADPNDIKKGPINAIVPNPIKLPSHHGPDVKTVIPHLDVATTAVKLPTTLMHLHTLNIELEKECSAEDVKELFEQQSRVRFVGQGITSTAEIMELGKDLGRPRGDMWENCVWDESITMYEGELYFFQAIHQESDVIPENVDAIRAMTELESDPLKSIAITNKNMGI; translated from the coding sequence ATGGCAAAAATCAAAGTTGCTATAAATGGATACGGAACCATTGGAAAGCGTGTTGCTGATGCGGTAATGCTTCAGGAAGATATGGAAATAATCGGCATATCAAAGACAAGGCCAAATTTCGAAACACAAATGGCAGTCGAGAAAGGCTTTGACGTATACACTCCTGCTGAAAAGGTCAGCGACATGGAAAAAGCCGGAATAGAAGTTTCAGGCAATATTGAAGACATGGCTGCAAACGCTGATGTTGTGGTTGATTGTACACCAGGAGGAGTCGGAGAAAACAACAAAGCCCTCTATGAAAAGACAGGCACTAAAGCAATCTGGCAGGGCGGTGAAGACCACGAACTTGCAGGATGCTCATTCAATGCTATCAGTAACTACAGTGAAGCCCTTGGAAAGGATTTTGTCAGGGTGGTCTCATGTAACACCACAGGGCTGTGCCGGGTACTAACCCCACTTGACAGGAATTTTGGAGTTAAGAAGGCCAGAGTTACCCTTATGCGCAGGGCTGCTGATCCAAATGATATCAAGAAAGGCCCAATCAATGCAATTGTGCCTAATCCTATCAAACTACCTTCCCATCATGGCCCGGATGTAAAAACCGTAATTCCACACCTTGATGTGGCAACAACTGCAGTAAAATTGCCTACTACCCTTATGCACCTGCATACCTTAAACATCGAACTTGAAAAGGAATGCTCTGCAGAGGATGTTAAGGAACTCTTTGAACAGCAATCAAGAGTTCGCTTTGTCGGCCAGGGCATTACCTCAACTGCAGAAATTATGGAACTTGGAAAGGACCTCGGAAGACCACGTGGAGACATGTGGGAAAACTGTGTCTGGGATGAATCCATAACCATGTACGAGGGCGAATTATACTTCTTCCAGGCAATCCATCAGGAATCCGACGTAATACCTGAGAATGTAGATGCAATTCGTGCAATGACTGAGCTGGAAAGCGATCCACTCAAATCCATTGCAATTACTAACAAAAACATGGGCATTTAA
- a CDS encoding PEF-CTERM sorting domain-containing protein — translation MLKNFLIAMLVLAIAIPLATAASVTPYLFENWQSGNAEFECEQAGGCGNAAYKIDNWNETTPGVMDGEYVHAGNTITISNSDNKTFDWSSEYQVCRVIVKAGTDAYLYNYTGAYSDTGLVAPEGKDISHVTFCFTIDTEIPEFPTVALPVAAILGLAFIFLRKKE, via the coding sequence ATGTTAAAGAATTTTTTAATAGCGATGCTAGTACTGGCGATTGCAATCCCACTTGCAACAGCAGCAAGTGTTACACCGTATTTGTTTGAAAATTGGCAGTCCGGTAATGCCGAATTCGAATGTGAACAGGCTGGAGGATGTGGAAATGCTGCATACAAAATCGATAATTGGAATGAAACAACTCCCGGCGTAATGGATGGGGAATACGTCCATGCAGGCAATACTATAACTATTTCAAACAGTGACAACAAAACCTTTGACTGGAGTTCAGAATATCAGGTTTGCAGAGTGATTGTAAAGGCTGGCACAGATGCATACCTCTATAATTATACTGGCGCATACAGCGACACTGGGCTTGTTGCTCCGGAAGGCAAGGATATCAGCCATGTAACATTCTGTTTCACCATTGATACGGAAATTCCGGAATTCCCAACTGTGGCGCTGCCGGTTGCTGCAATTCTCGGACTTGCATTTATTTTCCTTCGAAAGAAAGAGTGA
- a CDS encoding TIGR00288 family NYN domain-containing protein, translating into MANVKTGINSIVNYLSTKKEGRRSIGLLVDGPNVLRKEFDVNLEEIRDVLKEYGNVKIGRVFLNQYASNKLVEAVENNGFEPIICSSDVDVRLAVEGMELVHNPNIDTIALVTRDADFKPLLSKANEHGKETIIFGVQPGFSTALKNSSDYVVMLNEDMEELDEEDVDEEDLDEE; encoded by the coding sequence ATGGCGAATGTTAAAACCGGGATAAATTCCATTGTGAATTACCTGAGTACAAAGAAGGAAGGACGCCGAAGTATTGGACTTTTGGTTGATGGTCCCAATGTCCTTCGTAAGGAATTCGATGTGAATCTTGAGGAAATCCGTGATGTCCTCAAAGAGTATGGAAACGTCAAAATAGGTCGTGTTTTTCTAAACCAGTACGCTTCAAATAAACTGGTTGAAGCTGTAGAAAACAATGGTTTTGAACCAATAATATGTTCCAGCGATGTGGATGTCAGGCTTGCCGTAGAAGGCATGGAACTTGTCCACAACCCCAACATCGATACCATTGCCCTTGTAACAAGGGATGCTGATTTTAAACCTCTTTTAAGCAAAGCCAATGAGCATGGAAAAGAGACGATAATTTTCGGAGTTCAACCAGGTTTCTCGACGGCATTGAAAAACTCTTCTGACTATGTCGTCATGCTGAATGAAGATATGGAAGAACTTGACGAAGAAGATGTGGATGAGGAAGATCTGGATGAAGAATGA
- a CDS encoding NAD(+)/NADH kinase encodes MKVRKIGIVSRYDKADAREMVKTVVEHFKDKVGIAVTPNSASYCKITDAEIIPIERMREAGVDLIVSIGGDGTVLRNISKMDDPLPLLGIHMGNLGFLVETAAEDAIPTIERILDGFEYEERKRLRVMLNGRELPSATNEVVLTTARPAKIMAFRITVDHCMIEEIRADGVVIATPTGSTAYAMSAGGPIIDPRVNATLIVPLAPFKLSARPWVVPSDRSIRVEITIPEKEAAIVIDGQHNFTMKMNDVITLTEAPNPARFVSTDITGFYQKVESKLR; translated from the coding sequence ATGAAAGTCAGGAAAATCGGAATCGTTTCAAGATACGATAAAGCCGATGCAAGAGAAATGGTCAAGACTGTGGTCGAGCACTTTAAGGATAAAGTTGGTATCGCAGTCACCCCGAATTCAGCTTCATATTGTAAAATTACTGATGCCGAAATCATCCCAATTGAGAGAATGAGGGAAGCAGGCGTTGATCTGATTGTATCCATAGGCGGAGACGGCACGGTCCTGCGCAACATTTCAAAAATGGATGATCCACTGCCTTTACTCGGCATACACATGGGAAACCTTGGTTTTCTTGTAGAAACCGCTGCAGAGGATGCTATCCCTACGATTGAAAGAATACTGGATGGCTTTGAGTATGAAGAGAGAAAACGACTCAGGGTCATGTTGAACGGGAGAGAATTACCCTCTGCTACAAACGAAGTTGTCCTGACCACTGCAAGACCGGCTAAAATAATGGCTTTCAGAATAACAGTAGACCATTGCATGATAGAAGAAATACGGGCTGATGGCGTGGTTATTGCCACACCCACCGGTTCTACCGCTTATGCAATGAGTGCAGGAGGACCAATTATTGACCCCCGCGTAAATGCCACACTTATTGTCCCGCTGGCGCCTTTTAAGCTTTCTGCAAGGCCCTGGGTAGTCCCGTCAGACAGAAGTATCCGTGTTGAAATCACCATTCCTGAAAAAGAAGCTGCGATTGTTATTGACGGACAGCACAATTTTACCATGAAAATGAATGATGTAATTACACTCACAGAAGCGCCAAATCCTGCACGTTTTGTTTCAACGGACATTACTGGTTTTTACCAAAAAGTGGAGTCAAAGCTTCGATAA
- a CDS encoding homocitrate synthase family protein, translated as MPSDELYSRNKLIDYVDIRPIDIEICDVTLRDGEQTPGVAFTKEEKMDLATELDNIGIEVIEAGFPVVSSSEKETVKSISNMGLNAKICCLSRSITTDVDAALDCDVDIVSVFIAMSDLHLRYKYHKSCHDVVACAMHTIEYAKDHGLKVRFAAEDATRTDVALLQKVFKEAEKYNVEYVSIADTIGILNPSTTYYLVSKIKETVKTDVCIHCHDDLGLATANTLAAAEAGAKQLHTTVNGIGERAGNAALEELLVALRVQYGLERYDTTGLNRLSRKLENYSGLTTPVNKAIVGKNAFTHESGIHVMAILEEPRTYELFSPEMVGGERNLIVGKHTGMKALKGIIKDMGCNLEHDELCALIDRIKSCTEVKRGISRSRLKEIILELKEHEGQQ; from the coding sequence ATGCCTTCAGATGAATTGTACTCCCGAAACAAACTCATTGATTACGTGGACATCAGACCCATTGACATCGAAATTTGCGATGTGACCCTCCGGGACGGAGAGCAGACGCCGGGAGTCGCTTTTACAAAAGAAGAAAAAATGGATCTTGCTACAGAATTGGATAATATCGGGATTGAAGTTATTGAAGCAGGTTTTCCGGTAGTTTCAAGTTCTGAAAAAGAAACTGTGAAATCAATCAGCAACATGGGACTTAATGCCAAGATCTGCTGTCTTTCAAGATCAATAACAACAGATGTGGATGCTGCTCTTGATTGTGATGTGGATATTGTAAGCGTATTCATAGCCATGTCTGATCTCCATCTCAGGTATAAATACCACAAAAGCTGCCACGATGTAGTTGCATGTGCAATGCACACTATTGAATATGCAAAAGATCATGGCTTAAAAGTAAGATTCGCAGCAGAAGATGCGACACGTACTGATGTAGCTCTCCTCCAGAAAGTCTTCAAGGAGGCGGAAAAATACAATGTTGAATACGTTAGCATCGCGGATACAATCGGAATACTCAATCCCAGTACAACTTACTACCTGGTAAGCAAAATCAAAGAAACCGTGAAAACCGACGTTTGCATACATTGTCATGATGATCTTGGACTGGCTACTGCAAATACGCTGGCAGCAGCCGAAGCAGGAGCAAAGCAGCTCCATACGACGGTAAACGGGATAGGGGAAAGAGCCGGAAATGCAGCCCTTGAAGAATTACTTGTTGCGTTGCGAGTCCAATACGGACTGGAAAGATATGATACGACTGGACTTAACCGGCTTTCAAGGAAACTGGAAAATTACTCTGGCCTGACAACACCTGTTAATAAGGCAATTGTTGGAAAGAATGCCTTTACCCATGAATCCGGCATACATGTGATGGCTATTCTTGAAGAGCCCCGTACATACGAATTATTCAGCCCGGAGATGGTTGGAGGGGAAAGAAACCTGATTGTAGGCAAGCATACCGGAATGAAAGCTCTTAAAGGAATCATAAAGGATATGGGATGCAATCTGGAACACGATGAACTCTGCGCTTTAATTGACAGGATTAAAAGCTGTACAGAAGTTAAAAGGGGAATCTCAAGATCCCGGCTCAAAGAAATAATTCTTGAATTAAAAGAACATGAAGGGCAGCAATAA
- the cdhB gene encoding CO dehydrogenase/acetyl-CoA synthase complex subunit epsilon yields MADVTKNLKVYTTYGPKNARPAQPSVVAKMVAKAKRPLLVVGAEILKDEKLDKAIAIAQKGIPVAATGHTMKGLKDAEGVDAKYINIHFLATYLCDPNWQGLDGKGPYDLILFLGHKKYYVNQALSGLKNFSNLKTIAIERHFIQNATLSFGNIKPEVHLEALDELIADL; encoded by the coding sequence ATGGCAGACGTTACCAAGAACTTAAAAGTATACACCACATACGGTCCAAAGAACGCAAGACCTGCCCAACCTTCTGTAGTCGCAAAAATGGTTGCAAAGGCAAAAAGGCCCTTGCTGGTTGTTGGAGCGGAAATCCTGAAGGACGAGAAACTCGACAAAGCTATCGCAATTGCACAGAAAGGTATTCCTGTGGCAGCCACAGGACATACCATGAAGGGTTTAAAGGATGCTGAAGGTGTTGATGCAAAGTACATCAACATCCATTTCCTTGCCACCTACCTCTGTGATCCTAACTGGCAGGGACTTGACGGTAAAGGACCTTACGATCTCATATTGTTCCTTGGACACAAGAAGTACTACGTCAACCAGGCACTTTCCGGGTTGAAGAACTTCTCAAACCTCAAGACAATTGCAATTGAGAGACATTTCATCCAGAATGCAACACTGTCTTTCGGAAACATTAAACCTGAAGTACACCTAGAAGCATTAGACGAACTTATAGCAGACCTTTGA
- a CDS encoding PEF-CTERM sorting domain-containing protein has product MLKKIIIAMLVLAVAIPLATAASVEPTYFPSWTPPPGGPEEECKLADSCGEYAYKIEPWNETTGANGTYTHAGTGNTITITNSNGTYFDWESDDPVCTVIVKAATSANVYSYGAAYNDTGLVPPSTNAISHVTFCFNSDFEIPEFPTVALPIAAILGLAFIFTRRRNE; this is encoded by the coding sequence ATGTTGAAGAAAATTATCATAGCAATGCTTGTGCTGGCAGTGGCAATTCCACTGGCAACGGCAGCAAGTGTAGAACCAACGTATTTCCCTAGCTGGACTCCCCCACCGGGAGGACCTGAAGAGGAATGTAAGCTGGCAGACTCATGTGGAGAATATGCATACAAAATTGAGCCTTGGAATGAAACCACAGGAGCAAATGGTACTTACACTCATGCAGGCACGGGTAACACCATTACCATTACAAACAGTAACGGTACATACTTCGATTGGGAATCAGATGATCCGGTTTGCACGGTAATAGTAAAGGCAGCTACGAGTGCGAATGTGTACTCCTACGGTGCTGCATACAATGACACCGGACTCGTTCCACCCAGTACAAATGCAATAAGCCACGTAACATTCTGTTTCAACAGTGACTTTGAGATTCCGGAATTCCCAACAGTGGCACTTCCAATTGCTGCAATTCTCGGACTTGCGTTTATCTTTACACGTCGCAGGAATGAGTGA
- the cdhA gene encoding CO dehydrogenase/acetyl-CoA synthase complex subunit alpha, with product MSELKSGTFSVDELENVQITIGSIVGAIEQAAEEEGEVGPTVKPKVSDLRDWDHKLLDKYNPVYTPMCDQCCYCTFGTCDLTGNKEGACGINMEGHNAREFLLRVITGAAAHSGHGRHLLHHLIDLYGKDYPLKVGPSNIIAPNVQLVTGKKPETLGDLDDALDYVEEQLVQLLAAVHMGQEGESIDFESKALHGGMLDHVGMEVSDIAQISCLDMPKAEEGTDMAEIGMGTIDSEKPVLLVIGHNVAGITNIIDYMDDHNLSDKIELCGLCCTALDMTRYKTEGGDVPKAKVVGTLAKELKMIRSGVPDVVVVDEQCVRADILREARELMMPVITTNDKIMYGLPNRSDDDVEDIINDLKERKQDGALILDFNKLGEIAPRLAQEMSVIRKEKGVAALPTDEEFKELTNKCVHCLACELDCPANLPISDAMTAGAEGNLVPFEELHDKCIGCGRCDQACPKDIPVLNVIEKASQKVIREEKGKVRVGRGQISDPEIREEGVNLVMGTTPGIVALVGCSNHPEGTKDLYRIGDEMLKRNYIVLVSGCTAMDMGMYKNEDGETLYERYPARFLKGNLINVGSCVSNSHITGAAIKVAAIFAQRNITGNYEEIADYIINRVGAVGVAWGAYSQKAASIGTGCNRLGIPVIVGPHGSKYRRALIGKPYEEDKWSVYDARDGTIIKTPAAPEYLLTSAETVEELMPMLAKSCIRPSDNNMGRMIKLTHYIELSEKYLGVIPEDWYKFVRTETDLPLARREELLKTLEQEHGWEIDWNKKKILSGPTTKSDVSAQPTNVKRLCKEAC from the coding sequence ATGAGTGAACTGAAATCAGGCACGTTCTCAGTCGATGAGCTTGAGAATGTCCAGATCACCATAGGTAGCATTGTGGGTGCTATCGAACAAGCCGCAGAAGAAGAGGGAGAAGTGGGTCCAACCGTAAAACCAAAGGTTTCTGATCTAAGAGACTGGGATCACAAACTTCTCGACAAATACAACCCTGTTTACACTCCTATGTGTGATCAGTGTTGTTACTGTACTTTTGGTACATGTGACCTTACAGGAAACAAGGAAGGTGCCTGTGGTATCAACATGGAAGGACACAACGCAAGGGAATTCCTGCTTCGTGTCATCACAGGAGCAGCCGCTCACTCCGGTCACGGAAGACACCTGCTGCACCACCTGATTGATCTTTACGGAAAAGATTATCCACTGAAAGTAGGACCATCAAACATTATTGCACCAAACGTTCAGCTTGTTACCGGTAAGAAACCGGAAACCCTTGGCGACCTTGATGATGCACTGGATTACGTGGAAGAACAGCTTGTCCAGCTTCTCGCAGCTGTCCACATGGGACAGGAAGGAGAATCCATTGACTTTGAATCCAAGGCACTGCATGGCGGAATGCTTGACCACGTCGGAATGGAAGTCTCAGATATAGCCCAGATATCCTGCCTCGATATGCCAAAAGCCGAGGAAGGCACTGACATGGCTGAAATCGGAATGGGAACTATCGATTCCGAAAAGCCTGTCCTGCTGGTTATCGGACACAACGTAGCTGGTATTACCAACATTATCGATTATATGGACGACCACAATCTTAGTGACAAAATAGAACTTTGTGGTCTCTGTTGTACTGCCCTTGACATGACAAGATACAAGACCGAAGGCGGAGATGTTCCAAAAGCAAAGGTCGTAGGAACCCTTGCAAAGGAACTCAAGATGATCAGATCCGGTGTTCCTGATGTTGTCGTTGTTGATGAGCAGTGTGTACGCGCCGATATTCTCAGGGAAGCAAGAGAACTTATGATGCCTGTCATCACAACCAATGACAAAATCATGTACGGCCTTCCAAACCGCTCAGATGACGACGTTGAAGATATCATTAATGATCTTAAGGAAAGAAAACAGGACGGCGCACTGATTCTTGACTTCAATAAACTCGGGGAAATCGCACCAAGACTTGCACAGGAAATGTCCGTAATACGCAAGGAAAAAGGTGTTGCAGCACTCCCAACCGATGAAGAATTCAAGGAACTTACTAACAAATGTGTCCACTGCCTTGCCTGTGAACTTGACTGCCCGGCAAACCTTCCTATCAGCGATGCAATGACAGCTGGTGCAGAAGGCAACCTTGTTCCATTCGAAGAGCTGCATGACAAATGTATTGGTTGTGGCAGATGTGATCAGGCCTGTCCAAAAGACATTCCGGTGCTCAATGTAATTGAGAAAGCATCCCAGAAAGTTATCCGTGAGGAGAAGGGCAAAGTCCGTGTTGGAAGAGGACAGATCAGCGATCCTGAAATCCGTGAAGAAGGTGTCAATCTTGTCATGGGAACCACTCCTGGTATCGTTGCACTTGTCGGATGTTCCAACCACCCTGAAGGAACCAAGGATCTTTATCGCATAGGCGATGAGATGCTAAAGAGGAATTACATTGTCCTTGTTTCAGGATGTACAGCCATGGATATGGGAATGTACAAGAATGAAGATGGTGAAACACTTTATGAAAGATATCCTGCAAGATTCCTCAAAGGAAATCTCATCAACGTCGGTTCATGTGTATCCAACTCCCACATCACCGGTGCTGCAATCAAAGTAGCAGCTATTTTTGCCCAGCGTAATATTACCGGAAACTATGAGGAGATTGCAGATTACATTATCAACCGTGTCGGTGCTGTCGGGGTAGCATGGGGAGCATATTCCCAAAAAGCTGCTTCAATTGGAACCGGATGCAACCGTCTTGGAATTCCTGTAATTGTAGGACCCCACGGTTCAAAATACCGCAGGGCACTCATAGGCAAACCCTATGAAGAGGACAAATGGTCAGTATATGATGCAAGGGATGGAACTATTATCAAAACTCCCGCAGCACCCGAATACCTCCTGACGTCCGCTGAGACCGTTGAGGAACTTATGCCGATGCTTGCCAAGAGCTGCATCCGCCCAAGTGACAACAACATGGGAAGGATGATCAAACTGACTCACTATATCGAGCTCAGCGAGAAATATCTTGGAGTCATACCTGAAGACTGGTACAAATTCGTCAGGACTGAAACAGATCTTCCGCTTGCAAGGCGTGAAGAACTGCTCAAGACACTCGAGCAGGAACACGGATGGGAAATTGACTGGAACAAGAAGAAGATTCTTTCCGGGCCAACCACCAAGTCAGATGTTTCAGCCCAGCCAACAAATGTCAAGAGACTCTGTAAGGAGGCATGCTAA
- a CDS encoding bifunctional fructose-bisphosphatase/inositol-phosphate phosphatase gives MENTNEFLDICERASEKTIEAISKLVGTQEAYKEIYVGADGTPTRLIDEFAEKAILEVFESTGIPMRVLSEEIGEVIFGNNPEITIALDPLDGTYNSSMGIPFYSISIAIGNLDLSRVDFGYVRNLANNDTYYAIAGKGAYFNGERIHISGKKELKEACASLYGYRKNVEHTLGIAREIRRVRLLGSVALELCYVASGKMDAIVDVRNSLRLVDVAAGKLILEEAGGTVTNGAGRQLSLDCNVINRLSMVASNGYVHKAILECIGGKYQ, from the coding sequence ATGGAGAACACAAACGAGTTCCTGGACATCTGTGAGAGAGCCTCAGAAAAAACTATTGAGGCAATCAGCAAACTTGTCGGGACACAAGAAGCCTATAAAGAGATATATGTAGGAGCCGACGGAACTCCCACGCGACTTATAGATGAGTTTGCAGAAAAGGCAATTCTGGAAGTCTTTGAAAGTACCGGGATTCCCATGAGAGTACTCAGCGAGGAAATCGGGGAAGTTATTTTTGGAAATAATCCGGAAATAACCATTGCGCTGGATCCACTTGACGGTACTTATAACAGTTCAATGGGAATCCCATTCTATAGCATCTCCATTGCAATTGGAAATCTGGATCTTTCAAGAGTAGATTTTGGATACGTAAGAAACCTTGCAAACAACGATACATATTATGCTATTGCTGGAAAAGGTGCATACTTCAATGGCGAAAGAATCCACATATCCGGAAAAAAAGAACTAAAAGAGGCCTGTGCAAGCCTTTACGGATACCGGAAAAATGTTGAGCACACATTAGGAATTGCCAGGGAAATCCGGCGTGTACGGCTTCTTGGAAGTGTCGCCCTGGAGCTTTGTTACGTTGCATCCGGGAAAATGGATGCTATAGTGGATGTGAGAAACTCATTAAGGCTTGTCGATGTTGCCGCTGGAAAACTCATTCTTGAGGAAGCAGGCGGCACTGTAACCAATGGTGCAGGAAGACAACTGTCACTTGATTGTAATGTTATAAACAGGCTCTCCATGGTAGCGTCAAACGGATATGTGCATAAAGCAATACTAGAATGTATTGGGGGAAAATACCAATGA